Sequence from the Podarcis raffonei isolate rPodRaf1 chromosome 16, rPodRaf1.pri, whole genome shotgun sequence genome:
CATAATGACATAGACCTAGTGAAGCTTTTGCTGTAAttaatttatttgcttttaagGAGTCACAAACTTTCTATTATTTTCTGCAATGCCATcaagacttcttttttttttttaataaatttttattagttttttccacacataatacaagacaatacaacacaatacaagacagacaaacatacaaacacgtataatttcttgacctttcatttcataaaccttctttcagcgacttccccatacctcccctttctgcatccctgttggcaatcttttcagcatcccctaatgtcaatataatactttctttaagtcttatttctcatgtccaattgctaatcgctgcaattctattttacgttacccaaaacattttagcattcattaattttacagaagttcttaagatagattttaaacttcttccaatcctcttccaccgtctctttcccttggtcacggattttgccggtcatctcagctagtcccatatagtctattaccttagtcaaTGCCATCAAGACTTCTAAGCCCTGACAACTGGGGTGACTCAGAGACACTCCCAGTGGAAAATCCTCACTTTGTGATGATCAAAACAAACCTTATGAGAATTTGGGATCTGACCCCTGTCTTACACCTGTACAGCAGTAGAAAGTATCATGATAGTGCTGTCAGATGAAGAAGAGAGTCAAAAATATTCACTTCTCTGTTCCTTCTGCGTTTTGCAATGAAACCTTTATTTGAGGCCTGCTCAGCATCAAATGATCACAAAGACCACAGAGCACATTTGCATGAAGGGGAAGCTCCTCAGCTCTGGGGGGTTTAAGAGAGGAGTGAGGAAGTTTCCTTCAGAAGTTCAAACTCCTCAGGAGAGCTCACCATCATgtcttcatttctctttctccttgctcTTTTTATTTACTGCTCAGGTAAAGCTGGGGAGAAGATCTCATGTTCCATTGGCCAACCAAAAACTAACTtcatttatcatttttatttatttgagagcactaaaaatgttcctttttctcAATTCTCTTAAAATAGGTGTCACCTGCCAGTCAATTTGCACTcagcctgcctctgagtctgtggCACCAGGTCAAACCATTAAACTCTCCTGTACTACTAGTGATACTGGCTACTACGTTGGCTGGTATCAACAGAGATCAGGGCAGGCCCCTTGCTTTGTGCAGCGTGAGGGTGgcagcaggggagaagggatcccgGATCGATTCACGGCTTCTCGCTCTGGGAACATTGGCTATTTAACCATCACCAATGTCCAGGCTGGAGACGAGGCCATTTATTACTGTTGCAGATGGTATAGCAGTGCTAGTTCCACAGTGATGCAAACTGATGGGGATGTGAGACAAAAACCTTTCATCTTCCACCAAAGAGAAGTGAGATGTGAATACTGAAAACAAATTTAATCTAATCTGTATCTACATCTGTTGTCAAGTCCATCCTGCTCTGGATGGAATCAGAATGTCATGAATACACTGGCTCCCAGAGAAGAAGTACAGGCAGATGGAGGCAAAGGTGCAATGAATGGATATTTCACCTTTCTACTGTAggctagtccccccccccactcactaTCCCCTGTTTAGGAAAGCGAGAGGCATCAACGGAATGTGAGGGAACATCCCTGCCAGGCAGAAACCCTTGGGGTACAAACCCAGCCAGTGGAAGGTGAGGCTAGAGGAGAGTGGGTGTGGCCTAGAGCAGTGGCAAAGTGTGTGTGGGGAATGGGGTGCTTTTCCCACACACAAAGTTGTTAGGGACACAAAATTTGTACACTTGGTGCTGCCAcaatacagctgcacacttccTTCACTGTGCTCGCTTGAGAACAGGTTCTCCATGTGAAGCTGAGCTCTCCAGACAATGGTGCGACACTCTTGTCTctttggctgcaatctcctgggtgatacAGAAGCcactaggcagttgaatgtgcatgcgtacttTATCCGTTTCCCTCCCACCGCCCCTGCACTTGGCCCCGGGCGctgcaacccatgctacaccactggtctAGAGGGCCAGATAGAGTCACTCGCAGTGACTCATTGCTCTCTGAGCTTGAGGCTCCTCACCGTGTTACAGGTTGAGCAGCTGCTTTCAGAAGTGACAGATGCTGTCAGGTGTTGTCAACGGCTTCTGGCTAATTGCCCAGGAAatcagagaggaagagaaagagccAGCTTTCCAGGGACATCCTGTTTGATGCAAAAATCAGGCACTCTCCCTGCCTCTCATCTTCCATTGTGTTTCTTAGTTGTGGCACCTCAGGAGCTCTAGATCGAATGCCCGCCCCCTTCAACTGGACAGAGAGtctgggcagggagggagggagagagggagggagggagagagagagagagacagagagagagaatgtctgTATGATACAAAAACTCCTGCTCCCTGACCCTCATGTCTGCCCTGATTCTACACCGAGTACCCAAGTGGGCTCAGCTGGGGGAGACCAACTCCACTCTGCTTTCAGAGGTGGTTCAACTGGTTTGGCCAAATTGGAAACCGTGTGACAGGGGGTGCCACACCAATGGTGTAGAATGGGGCAAGAGACATGGGAGCATGCGTCTAATTTTAGCACCGCACAAGGCACTGCTGAATTCTGGGAGCCCAAAGCCTGCCATTTCTGCCCTCCCACGAAGGTCTCAGTGATACAGTTCTTGTCACTCTTGCCGGCTGCGTGCCTTTTAATCACAATCTCTGCTCCTCATATGTCAGAAGGTGGCAGCAGAGACTGCGCTATTTGAAATAACAAGAATGGATGTTTTCTTCACCAAGTTAATGCAATAATTTAAAGCTTAATAATTTTGTACAGTGGGGGTAGGGAAACTCTGGCCTTtctgaagttgttggactccaactcccatcagcccctgccagcaagaACAAGAGAAGCATGCAAAGAGCAGGTGGGCCAATCAGCCCCTATCTGTGCAATAGGACATAGACTAGGCTGCCCAGAGTGTCCACCTCGGTTTTCTCAGCCCTGCCGAGTGGGTGTTCTTCCCCTTAAAGCCACTGCCGACcgcgggaggaggtggtgttgcgggcttcacgcccccaaTACGAGCGAGGAGGCTGGCTCCCATCCCCCGCGTCATCTGTGGATTCCTCGGCCGCGTCATCCccgggccagccaatcggctggccccgggggtgtggcttgcctcaTTTAAGGCAAGTGCGGCTGGGAATCTCCCTCTTTGGCCGCTCAGCTGTTTTGGTTTCCCTCCATCCCACCCTttaaggtttccattctgaccttgctatggacctcagttggtcgccgttgaggggcctggtaggatttttttccacttggcaaattggcaccagccatttggtttttcgcctacctcgtagcaaatcgtcacaactttctcggttttggcggttaggcattggtatgggtattgttatgtagatgcaTGGGGGGATGGGCGCCATCACATCCCCCGGattttgaagggtagtccggtaaaggattccggggtcgTGGCtccgtccgaagcctatggaggtcagggcccaaggcacgcccccgagcggtgaccccgggggagttcctagttgatgtgcagcagcagggctccccctgctggtgttaaccctttcctgtcttcaagcaagcaggctgaagccggttagtcgataggaccaatgcctaagccaatatcgctcatcacctgtaaacaataaagttggggccaattttagcccattaacctaatataatggtgtcctgtgtctttattcctactggtgggaggcgggaactcgccacgcaataagGCTCTTCTGAACTTCTCAATCATTTGTTTCACTGATTCATTTCATAATATTTCAAAACCACTTGATTCTATTCACTGATTCATTTCATAATACTTCTACACCACGTGGTTGTATTAAGAAAGCCTCTAAGCAGGTTACAAAAAGATAAGAGAAGacaagaaaaattcacaaccatactttaaaccATAAAAAGTTAAGATACAAGAACAGATTGAACCTTCAAAGATTTTCTAAGAATCATTATCTTTTTCTGTTCCTACACAGTCCTCTGTCTCTCCAGCCCGGGTTAGGAATGGTCCCAAGTGTGATGTTGCACTCTATAAAAAGCAGTGTTCCCAGGACCCTTCGTGATAGACGTCTGGCTGCAAAGAGTCCCTTCATGGCTGTGTTATCACATCCTGGCTGAACTAAGGGCTAGTCCTGCTGCTTTGAATAATCTCCTTTATGCAAATCTGCCCTTGGGGCTTGGACTGAATGGCCCATAATGCTCTGCAGGATTTCCAAACCCCAATAGAAGCAATTGATGATCAATGATCATGGAAGACATTTGCATGAAGGGGAAGCTCCTCAGCTCTGGGGGATTTAAGAGAGGAGTGAGGAAGTTTCCTCCAGAAGTTCAAACTGCTCTGGAGAGCTCACCATCATgtcttcatttctctttctccttgctcTTTTTATTTACTGCTCAGGTAAAGCTGGGGAGAAGATCTCATGTTCCATTGGCCAACCAAAAGCTAACTGCATTtatcatatttttttatttgagaAGActgaaaatgttcctttttctcaatttgttttaaaacaggTGTCATCTCTCAGTCAATTTGCACTcagcctgcctctgagtctgtggTGCTGAGTCAAACCATTAAACTCTCCTGTACAACCAGTAATACTGACTCCTACGTTCGCTGGTATCAACAGAGATCAGGGCAGGCCCCTCGATTTGTGCAGTATGAGGGTAgcagcaggggagaagggatcccgGATCGATTCACCGCTTCTCGCTCTGGGACAATTGGCTATTTAACCATCACCAATGTCCAGGCTGAAGACGAGGCAGATTATCACTGTGGCAGATGGTATGGTGACACGTTCCACAGTGATGCAACGTAATGGGGAAGTGTGACAAAAACCTTTCCTCTTCTACCAAAGAGCAGTGAGATGTGAATACGGAAAACAAACTTCATATAATCTGTGTCTACATCTGTTGTCAAGTCCATCCTACTGTGGATGGAACCAGAAGAGACAGAAAACTCTGCAGTCCCACCTCCTTCCTCACAGCAGGACCTTGgagctgccagcccagcacacCCTCAAGTCAGCACTTCCTTGTGGATGAAAGAGCTGCTTTGAGAGAGTCAGGCTGCAGACTTCATATCATTCCAGACAGAAGTCTGTTTTAGGAACTGtgagctacagtggtgcctcgcaagacgaaaataatccgttctgcgagtctcttcatctagcagttttttcgtcttgcgaagcaaccctattagcggcttagcggcttagcgctattagcggcttagcggctattaaaggcttagcggcttagcggctaaaaggctattagcggcttagcggcttagaaaaagggggggaaagcggaaAAAAATCGCAAAACTCGCAagccgttttcgtcttgcgaagcaagcccatagggaaattcgtcttgcaaagcagctcaaaaatggaaaaccctttcgtctagcgggtttttcatcttgcgaggcattcgtcttgcggggcaccactgtataacagaAATGACATCTGCTGACTGCTAGGTTGGGTCTTCATTGAGCCTATTATAATGTTCTTATTATTTTCtgagcagtattattattattgttattattattattattattattattattagtagtacagtggtacctcgggttacatacacttcaggttacagactcccctaacacaaaaatagtacctcgggttaagaactttgcttcaggatgagaacagaaatcgtgctctggcggcgtggcaacagcgggaggcccccttagctaaagtggtgcttcaggttaagaacagtttcaggttaagaacggacctccggaactgcactgtagttactacgaggatctacgcctgacctttattgccctagttctacaaaagcttaaaaatgaaccagaactccaacgtatgagagccttggtagaagataaggttcctgaaattacgatcaatgttaccaaattctgtgtagctgctattaggcgcaggaaacaagagctttccaatgccaatatgcaggcgaaggtaaatacttaattttatttatgctgtctaattttaaattgctgttatggcctaatctgtattgaaattgtcctttgttttttccggtgttatgctttgctgactagctgtacgagttaatctggtctgtgaccgttttaataaatttgatttgacctccggaacgaattaagtacgtaaccagaggtaccactgtagtagtagtagtagtagtagtagtagtagtagtagtagtagtagtacaggctcaagttgtgtgtgtgtgtgtgtgtgtgtgtgtataaataaccCATATCATAAAGATAACACAATCGCCGACAGGCCTCATATTCCAAAAGGAATGACAAACTCTGGgaaatgcctggaacccctggaacccCTCACCACTTGGAGATTTGGGTGGCGTGGAAAAATAGGCTTTGTGCCTGCAGTTGCTGTCAAGTCCAACTTCTTTTGCCTAGAACTTGTAAGAGCAAAAGAACTCATCTGAAGACCCCCCTCCTCCTGCAGAGCAGGACCAGGGACCTCCCAGCCCAGCCCTCCATCCCATCCGCACCAGGAATGCCAGGCTTCTGCAGATTCctagggcttgtccacatttctgcttgcccaatTTCTGGAAAGCACAGCTACAAGGACTTTTATGCTTTGCCACTGCTTTCTAGACAGGAGTCTGactggttttgcctttgccctgctgcttccccctggaaaacctgctcttcaaCCCTAAATCGGAACAACCAGCAATCCGTGGAGAATCCGACTGCCCTTTGCTGCCATTCAGAAGGAAACcgcaggttttccctggggaaagaagCAGGGGAAACTGAGCTGTGTCCTTCCTTTTGGATCAAAGTGGTCATTTTGGAAAGGCTTCTGAGTTTATATCTATTTAGATCCATGTTAGGAAATGTGAACTATTAAAGAAAGGTGCGCCAACTGGGGTGAGCAGTGCAATCTTCTAAAATATATTGTCAAGCAAGGGGCCAGGACCCTCCAAACTCCCCAACAGATCTGCATACCTGCTGCGGGGCATGCTTGCATCACTTGTGCAAGTTGCAGTGTATGGACACAACAAAAAGCACAGCTCGTGATGTCTGTGTGTGACGTCAGAACTGAGTTTGTGCAGCCCTGGCCCTGTCAATCGTGGGGACAAGGCGGTGCCCTTGATGGCAGAGATGCTATTTCCCAAATAATACTTTGCTGGACAGTAGGACGTGGCTGTCACCATCCCTACCGCTTGGGAATATCCCTTGGATCTTGTCCCTGCTGCAGGCCGAGTGCCTTTGGTTCACAATCTCTGCTCCTCAGAAGTAGGCAGCAGAGAGAGTCTCATTGGAAATGTTCTCTGTCCCAATATGTTCTGCAATACCGTAATGTGAGCCATAATACAGCACATGAGGGGAAACTGTGGCCTGACAGAAATGGTtggacccccatcagccccagtcagcatggcgaAATCTGTCCTATTCTCCTCTGTTAGAATGTCCCACAATGTTTTGCAGGAACATGAAGCTCTAGGAGAGGTGATTGGATGTCCACAGAGCACATTTGCATGAAGGGGAAAGCCTTGAGCTCTGGGAGATTTAAGAGAGGAGAGGGCAAGATCCCTTCAGAAAGTCAGACTCCCCTGGAGAGCTCACCATGGCCCTCTCTCAGTTCATCCTTGCTATTTTGCTTTACTGCTCAGGTAAGGCTTTGGTGATGATTTCTTGTTACAGAGGCCAAGGCAAAGATATTTGAATCCATCCTAGAAACATAGTGCTTTGTGGGTATTTGTGAATGCTGAAAATTAATCTAGGTCCTCATCTTTGTTTTTTCTGTTGTTGCTTCCCCCTGTGAAGGTGTCTCTTCACAGTCAGCTTGGACACAGCCTGCCTCTGAATCTGTGACCCTGGGACAAACGGTCAAACTCTCCTGTACTACTCGTGAAAGTGGTGGCAACTACATATATTGGTATCAGCAGAGACCAGGACAGGCCCCTCGCTTTGTGCACTGTGAGAGTTgcagcaggggagaagggatcccagatcggttcacTGCTTCCCGCTCTGGGATCATGGGCTATTTAACCATCAGCAGCGCCCAGGCTGGAGACGAGGCAGTTTATTACTGTGGCAGATGGTATAGCAGTGCTAGTGCGTTGCACGGTGATGCAAACTGATGGGGATGTGAGACAAAAACCTTTCCTCTTCCACCAAAGAGCAGTGAGATGTGAATGCATAAAAAGAACTTTCTATGCTTTGTGCTTGCAGCTGTTTTCAAGTCATGGGCAGATTTGCTTTAACTGGCCATGACTGGCCATACAGACAGCTTAATCCTCACAGATTCCACCACTGCAGGGCACAAACAGAGAGTGAACAGACCCAAAGCAAGTTCTTGGTAGATCAGGCCAgacgctccaagtgtccctattttgcagTGTCAGTACTGAATCTAcaaaagccgtcctggtttctgatttgaccgtggaaagtcccacttttccttagatcGTCCCAATttccatctgagaaatgttggaaggtatgaagtTATTGAACCCACAAGCCATTTGAAAACAGCCCTGTATAgccaagtttttaatgtttaatgttttattatgcttttgtatatgttggatGCCACCCAGAGGGGCactccagtcagatgggcagggtataaagagttaaattattattatgggataGGACGTCccgattttcattggagaaatgttggagggtacattgACAGGCATCTGCCTGAGAGTCACATTCCCCACCTggtaactttctttctttctttttttttaaatgatatttattaagagtttggcaattacagagaaaataaaaataaaaataaaaaagacagtaaAAAATTACAATACTTCAGAAGTGAAAACAAAAAACGCAATAAAGAACAGTATaaccaaataataaaaaagaaaaaggaacaaaaacatttaaaaacaaaaacattaaaaaaaccccatccaATATTTATATCtttacctttcatttacttgtttcatcgacctcctcacacctccctttttttgtattctaattcaatttgctatttcagcaaatcctttccatctttctcaatataTTCTGTCAATTAAttatcttaacttattttaaccttatcttaccataaaaaaccctaaaacttaaaacttatttatacttatctccttatagcatttctactacagccaaatagtttcattgcAACATTTTTCTTATACTCATtaactttacaatatttctttaagtgaatttttaaactttcttccaatcttcatccaccgtctcttcttcctggtctcgggttctgtcagtcctttctgtcaattccctctagtccatcaacctggtgatcttctgtccgaggctcttaactcttttccatgtcccttctgcaaatcttcttcatTCCTTCCTTTGTCACTAAGGAGCagatctcggggaaactccaacctTACAATGTCTCTAGCCCTTCTTGACAGGTTAGCCCATTCTCCATGGTCGGCACTTAAATCCAAAAAAAGTTTCAAAGCATGCTTCAGTGTCCCTCCAAAGttaaaggcccccacaactccagtctctCCCTGGTCCAAAACCAGATCCCAAAGGTCAGAGCATCCCTGCGAAGAGGGATCAATCCAACTTCCCATCACCAATCCAGCCGGGACTCcatctctccagatattgctcacTCCAGGTTCGGGCATCAGAAGCAATGGCTTATATTCCTACAAGGCCTCAgctctctccatttgtattacttgAAGTTCAACGACaacctcctcctttgtcttctccTCAGCTTGCCCTATCAGTGCAGATTCCTGGATCAATTCCTGAGGGATTTCTATATAAGTATTCGCTGTTTGTCCAAAGTTGTCAGTTGCAATaatcatcaaatccatcttcgcATGaagctgctccaacaaagcacttgtcctGCACAAAGCAGACACTAAGGCTTCCTGTGTCGACATTCTTATCCAAGGTCAGTGTCAGTTTCTCACGATCTTTTATCTCTACAGCTGTAGAGTTTCCCAGGTCCACTCCAACAGCAATTTCAAAAACTCCCTctaggggaaacaatttctatttgtatccgtcCTTTTAGAAACAGAACCGGCAACAAAATTACCTTCGTTTTTCAACTATTTTGttacttttaaatgcaaaaggaaacattggaatCCATATGTTTCACTTACTTGTCTATCTGTCAACATACATTTATTCATggtcaatgaactttcccaaaacgtcTATCTTCttgacagcccgttcccaggttcgaGATGAtagaaatttttctttctttactctctctcctgcaggcttagaCGTTATAAAAtttctcccctcttctcctgcttccaaggaggGTTTAGTGATTTTAACGgatggaaatttagtcctttacaaGAAACTTTTCAGGCTTTAGCTTACGATGTCTTTGCTTCAAACTATTTACAAatgcggaaggcggacttcctgtttagaccttcccgcttcggtgccaaattacgaagtttaataatccaattttccgttctactcacgggtacttgtttagagtccaattgtccacaggaaaaaagtcagcgctctcccgcaacagcaatgcggcttcactccgtgaaaagagcagtcgattcaaagcaccgcgccactcaccccacgtcgctccggatccccgaaaccgtgtttccccgcgagtaggggaggcgcaaaaggtgccagctgaatcccaggtccacaggcttctcccgcctgtggtttttagtgggtctccgcctcgccgtagcggtcagaccctgaTTTACACGGAGCGGATCCCTCCTGAgcagaggaaatccgccattgcaggtggcgctaacctggaagtgaCCTCCACCTGGTAACTTTCCATGGGACTGatgtcaggggtgggtggggccagaggcaaaggtgcaATGAATGGATATTTCACCTTTCTACTGTAGGCTAGTTCCCCCCCTCACTATCCCCTATTTAGGAAAGCGAGAGGCATCAACGGAATGCGAGGGAACATCCCTGCCAGGCAGAAACCCTTGGGGTACAAACCCAG
This genomic interval carries:
- the LOC128404297 gene encoding uncharacterized protein LOC128404297 translates to MSSFLFLLALFIYCSGVTCQSICTQPASESVAPGQTIKLSCTTSDTGYYVGWYQQRSGQAPCFVQREGGSRGEGIPDRFTASRSGNIGYLTITNVQAGDEAIYYCCRWYSSASSTVMQTDGDPLPTAGGGGVAGFTPPIRARRLAPIPRVICGFLGRVIPGPANRLAPGVWLASFKAKRSEEVSSRSSNCSGELTIMSSFLFLLALFIYCSGVISQSICTQPASESVVLSQTIKLSCTTSNTDSYVRWYQQRSGQAPRFVQYEGSSRGEGIPDRFTASRSGTIGYLTITNVQAEDEADYHCGRWYGDTFHSDAT